One Elgaria multicarinata webbii isolate HBS135686 ecotype San Diego chromosome 6, rElgMul1.1.pri, whole genome shotgun sequence DNA segment encodes these proteins:
- the ENC1 gene encoding ectoderm-neural cortex protein 1, producing MSVSMHENRKSRASTGSINIYLFHKSSYADSVLTHLNLLRQQRLFTDVLLHAGNKSFPCHRAVLAACSRYFEAMFSGGLKESQASEVNFHNSIHPEVLELLLDYAYSSRVIINEENAESLLEAGDMLEFQDIRDACAEFLEKNLHPTNCLGMLLLSDAHQCTKLYELSWRMCLSNFQTISKSEDFLQLPRDMVVQLLSSEELETEDERLVYESAMNWINYDLNKRHCYLPELLQTVRLALLPAIYLMENVATEELITKQRKSKEIVEEAIRCKLKILQNDGVVTSLCARPRKTGHALFLLGGQTFMCDKLYLVDQKAKEIIPKADIPSPRKEFSACAIGCKVYITGGRGSENGVSKDVWVYDTLHEEWSKAAPMLVARFGHGSAELKHCLYVVGGHTAATGCLPASPSVSLKQVEQYDPVTNKWTMVAPLREGVSNAAVVSAKLKLFAFGGTSVSHDKLPKVQCYDLCENRWTVPATCPQPWRYTAAAVLGNQIFIMGGDTEFSACSAYKFNSETYQWTKVGDVTAKRMSCHAVASGNKLYVVGGYFGIQRCKTLDCYDPTLDVWNSITTVPYSLIPTAFVSTWKHLPS from the coding sequence ATGTCAGTCAGCATGCATGAGAATCGCAAGTCTAGAGCCAGCACTGGCTcaataaacatatatttattcCACAAATCTTCATATGCTGATAGCGTCCTCACGCATCTCAACCTCCTGCGTCAGCAACGTCTTTTTACAGATGtgcttctccatgctgggaacaaaTCATTCCCTTGCCATAGAGCTGTCTTAGCAGCTTGCAGTCGCTATTTTGAAGCAATGTTCAGTGGAGGACTCAAAGAGAGCCAAGCCAGTGAAGTCAACTTTCATAACTCCATCCATCCGGAGGTTCTGGAACTTCTTTTGGACTATGCTTACTCTTCAAGGGTCATCATCAATGAAGAAAATGCTGAGTCTCTTCTGGAGGCAGGCGATATGTTGGAGTTCCAAGACATCAGAGACGCTTGTGCAGAATTCTTAGAGAAGAACCTTCATCCCACTAACTGCCTTGGCATGCTGCTTCTATCGGATGCTCATCAATGTACCAAACTGTATGAGCTGTCTTGGAGGATGTGCCTTAGCAACTTCCAGACCATCAGCAAAAGTGAAGATTTTCTCCAGCTCCCCAGAGACATGGTTGTACAGCTCCTGTCTAGTGAAGAATTAGAGACTGAAGATGAGCGGTTAGTATATGAGTCTGCCATGAACTGGATTAACTATGATCTGAATAAACGCCACTGTTACCTGCCAGAATTGTTGCAGACTGTGAGACTTGCTCTTCTGCCAGCCATCTATCTAATGGAGAATGTAGCAACTGAGGAGCTTATCACCAAGCAGAGGAAGAGCAAGGAGATTGTAGAAGAAGCAATAAGGTGCAAATTGAAGATTTTGCAGAACGACGGTGTGGTCACCAGTTTGTGTGCAAGGCCTCGAAAAACGGGCCATGCTCTCTTTCTTTTGGGAGGACAAACTTTTATGTGTGACAAATTGTACCTAGTTGACCAAAAAGCaaaggagatcattccaaaagCTGACATTCCAAGCCCAAGGAAAGAGTTCAGTGCTTGTGCTATTGGCTGTAAAGTCTATATTACTGGTGGCCGGGGATCTGAAAATGGAGTTTCTAAAGATGTTTGGGTGTATGATACACTTCATGAGGAGTGGTCTAAAGCCGCTCCCATGCTAGTTGCTCGATTTGGTCATGGATCTGCTGAACTCAAACATTGTCTTTATGTTGTAGGAGGGCACACAGCAGCCACAGGTTGTCTTCCAGCTTCTCCTTCAGTATCCTTAAAGCAAGTCGAACAGTATGACCCCGTGACAAACAAATGGACAATGGTTGCCCCACTTAGAGAAGGAGTAAGCAATGCAGCAGTAGTTAGTGCAAAGTTGAAGCTATTTGCTTTTGGGGGTACCAGTGTCAGCCATGATAAGCTACCCAAGGTTCAATGTTACGACCTGTGTGAAAACAGATGGACAGTACCAGCTACCTGCCCCCAGCCATGGCGGTACACAGCTGCAGCTGTTCTGGGCAACCAGATTTTTATTATGGGTGGAGATACTGAATTCTCTGCATGCTCAGCATATAAATTCAACAGTGAAACTTACCAGTGGACTAAAGTGGGAGATGTGACAGCTAAGAGAATGAGCTGCCATGCAGTAGCATCTGGAAACAAGTTGTACGTTGTTGGGGGATATTTTGGCATCCAGAGATGCAAAACGCTAGATTGCTATGACCCCACGTTAGATGTGTGGAACAGCATAACCACAGTGCCCTACTCACTAATTCCCACTGCATTTGTGAGCACATGGAAGCATCTCCCTTCTTAA